A genomic segment from Actinomadura hallensis encodes:
- a CDS encoding DUF5925 domain-containing protein, which translates to MTMSQERPQEVLHLVGPRDDLIGPGPRPALPVVFNLDETASPADVLDVLALRPFASGEQPWSRTTRLEHVRADAPLRPENARIVRVAHEKGKKSVLAEGDGWTLLSNRWTNGVAYVAVSAVTEELAEDVFGEAVKDATEPPKTDETSVEMGFWHMGGRGPVRSERAITADSWADIRRNYTAPVAAALDEVMNLTGEEASGRLLLLHGPPGTGKTTALRALARAWNGWCRADCVLDPEALFGTPSYLMEVAVGDDHGDEDRRWRLLILEDCDELIRGEAKQSAGQGLSRLLNLTDGMLGQGRDVLVAITTNEDLASLHPAIVRPGRCLAQIEVGRLTRPEALAWLDGTGVPPEEVGPDGATLAELVALRKGERRPDGGASPSSATGFYL; encoded by the coding sequence ATGACCATGTCGCAGGAAAGGCCGCAGGAGGTCCTGCACCTCGTCGGGCCACGGGACGACCTCATCGGCCCCGGGCCCCGGCCTGCGCTGCCCGTGGTCTTCAACCTCGACGAGACCGCCTCCCCCGCCGACGTGCTGGACGTGCTGGCGCTGCGCCCGTTCGCGTCCGGCGAGCAGCCCTGGTCCCGGACGACGCGGCTGGAGCACGTCCGCGCGGACGCGCCGCTGCGGCCGGAGAACGCCCGGATCGTGCGGGTCGCGCACGAGAAGGGCAAGAAGTCCGTCCTCGCCGAGGGCGACGGCTGGACGCTGCTGTCCAACCGGTGGACCAACGGCGTCGCCTACGTCGCGGTGTCCGCCGTCACCGAGGAGCTGGCCGAGGACGTCTTCGGCGAGGCGGTGAAGGACGCCACGGAGCCGCCGAAGACGGACGAGACCAGCGTCGAGATGGGCTTCTGGCACATGGGCGGCCGCGGCCCGGTCCGCAGCGAGCGCGCGATCACCGCCGACTCCTGGGCGGACATCCGGCGCAACTACACCGCGCCGGTCGCCGCGGCCCTCGACGAGGTGATGAACCTCACGGGCGAGGAGGCGTCCGGGCGGCTGCTGCTCCTGCACGGTCCGCCCGGCACCGGCAAGACGACCGCGCTGCGCGCCCTCGCCCGCGCCTGGAACGGCTGGTGCCGGGCCGACTGCGTCCTCGACCCGGAGGCGCTGTTCGGCACCCCCAGCTACCTGATGGAGGTGGCGGTCGGCGACGACCACGGGGACGAGGACCGCCGCTGGCGGCTGCTGATCCTGGAGGACTGCGACGAGCTGATCCGCGGCGAGGCGAAGCAGTCGGCCGGCCAGGGCCTGTCCCGGCTGCTCAACCTCACCGACGGGATGCTCGGGCAGGGCCGGGACGTGCTCGTCGCCATCACCACCAACGAGGACCTCGCGTCCCTGCACCCGGCGATCGTCCGGCCCGGCCGCTGCCTCGCGCAGATCGAGGTGGGCCGGCTCACCCGGCCCGAGGCGCTGGCATGGCTGGACGGCACGGGCGTGCCGCCCGAGGAGGTCGGCCCGGACGGGGCGACCCTCGCGGAGCTGGTCGCGCTCCGCAAGGGCGAGAGGCGGCCGGACGGCGGGGCCTCCCCGTCCTCCGCGACGGGCTTCTACCTCTAG
- a CDS encoding trans-sulfuration enzyme family protein: protein MTALHPQTRVVHPPVIEPVGSRPVGVPIYQGHLFTLDTGGDLAAAFQGPDEAFFYGRMGNPTVRSLERAVTELEGGAGALAASSGMGAISTVLTGLLGAGDHVIAQTALYGGTYALLQDLAGRWGVDVTYIPGDDPAEVAEALRPTTRLLYLETVANPTTHVTDLPAFTAALQGTDVITVVDNTFTPLLCKPIEHGVDIVVHSTTKYLSGHGDVVGGIAVFADPDVRRRVWKHSLDLGTTAAPFAAWLTIRGLATLPLRVARQSASALDIAGRLAAHPSVTRVHYPGLEGHPQHETARRLLPDGAGGVLAFELAGGREAGGAFSESVRLIGLGPSLGAVVSLVLHPASTSHRQMDAASLAAAGIGEGTVRLSIGLEHPDDLWADIEQALAKAT, encoded by the coding sequence ATGACCGCACTTCATCCGCAGACACGCGTCGTGCACCCGCCCGTCATCGAGCCGGTGGGCAGCCGGCCCGTCGGCGTCCCGATCTACCAGGGGCACCTCTTCACCCTCGACACCGGGGGCGACCTGGCCGCCGCGTTCCAGGGGCCGGACGAGGCGTTCTTCTACGGCCGGATGGGCAACCCCACCGTCCGCTCCCTCGAACGCGCCGTGACCGAGCTGGAGGGCGGGGCGGGGGCGCTCGCCGCGTCGTCCGGCATGGGGGCGATCAGCACCGTGCTGACCGGGCTGCTCGGCGCCGGGGACCACGTCATCGCGCAGACCGCCCTCTACGGCGGCACGTACGCGCTCCTCCAGGACCTCGCCGGGCGGTGGGGCGTCGACGTCACCTACATCCCCGGCGACGACCCGGCCGAGGTCGCGGAGGCGCTGCGCCCCACCACCCGGCTGCTCTACCTGGAGACGGTCGCCAACCCCACCACGCACGTGACGGACCTGCCGGCGTTCACCGCGGCCCTCCAGGGCACGGACGTCATCACCGTCGTCGACAACACCTTCACGCCGCTGCTCTGCAAGCCCATCGAGCACGGCGTGGACATCGTCGTCCACTCCACGACGAAGTACCTCAGCGGGCACGGGGACGTCGTCGGCGGCATCGCCGTCTTCGCCGATCCCGACGTCCGCCGCCGCGTGTGGAAGCACTCCCTCGACCTGGGGACGACCGCCGCCCCGTTCGCCGCGTGGCTCACGATCCGCGGCCTCGCCACGCTGCCGCTCCGCGTGGCCCGCCAGAGCGCCTCCGCCCTCGACATCGCCGGCCGCCTCGCCGCGCACCCGTCGGTCACCCGCGTCCACTACCCGGGGCTGGAGGGCCACCCGCAGCACGAGACGGCCCGCCGGCTGCTGCCGGACGGGGCGGGCGGCGTCCTGGCGTTCGAGCTCGCCGGCGGGCGCGAGGCGGGCGGCGCGTTCTCCGAGTCCGTCCGGCTCATCGGGCTCGGCCCGTCGCTCGGCGCCGTCGTGTCGCTGGTCCTGCACCCGGCGAGCACGTCCCACCGGCAGATGGACGCCGCGTCCCTCGCCGCCGCCGGGATCGGCGAGGGAACGGTGCGGCTGTCCATCGGCCTGGAGCACCCCGACGACCTGTGGGCCGACATCGAGCAGGCCCTCGCGAAGGCGACGTAG
- a CDS encoding DUF2470 domain-containing protein, with protein sequence MPRAETTQSTETTGGPSAAERARTLAYGTADGVLVAPGVPYAPVPAYSADRDGRPLLLVRTDSPAAAALTAEPDVPATLRISDVAPVMLPDRVRGKAWMHGWLTEVPADELRPAALRLSRVHPRPELLDLGDERGGRSADREWTILALEVAQVEIDDAWGSATLEPEEYADAAPDPFVAVEAGILTHLDRCHRGELVRLLPDSVPSGPVRPLALDRYGMWLRCSAPPPDSRSTFDLRLVFGEPVSDLHGLRREYRRLHASTRRR encoded by the coding sequence GTGCCGCGAGCGGAGACCACGCAGAGCACGGAGACCACGGGGGGACCGAGCGCCGCGGAACGGGCGCGGACCCTCGCCTACGGCACCGCCGACGGCGTCCTGGTCGCGCCGGGCGTCCCCTACGCGCCGGTCCCGGCGTACTCGGCGGACCGGGACGGCAGGCCGCTGCTGCTCGTCCGCACCGACTCGCCCGCCGCGGCCGCGCTCACCGCCGAGCCCGACGTGCCCGCGACGCTGCGGATCTCCGACGTCGCCCCGGTCATGCTGCCCGACCGGGTCCGCGGAAAGGCCTGGATGCACGGGTGGCTCACCGAGGTCCCCGCCGACGAGCTGCGCCCCGCCGCGCTGCGGCTGTCGCGCGTCCACCCGCGCCCCGAGCTGCTCGACCTCGGCGACGAGCGCGGCGGCCGGAGCGCCGACCGCGAATGGACGATCCTCGCGCTCGAGGTCGCGCAGGTCGAGATCGACGACGCGTGGGGGAGCGCCACCCTGGAGCCCGAGGAGTACGCGGACGCCGCGCCCGACCCCTTCGTCGCCGTCGAGGCCGGCATCCTCACGCACCTGGACAGGTGCCACCGCGGCGAACTGGTGAGGCTCCTGCCCGACTCCGTCCCGTCGGGGCCGGTCCGGCCGCTGGCCCTCGACCGGTACGGGATGTGGCTGCGCTGCTCGGCGCCGCCGCCCGACTCGCGGTCGACGTTCGACCTGCGGCTCGTCTTCGGCGAACCCGTCAGCGACCTCCACGGCCTGCGGCGCGAATACCGGCGCCTTCACGCGAGTACGCGCAGGCGCTGA
- the rpsD gene encoding 30S ribosomal protein S4, with product MNNPGPKVRLSRALGVPLTPKAVKYFEARPYPPGVHGRARKRETDYKLRLREKQRLRAQYNIREAQLRNAFAKAAAAPGKTGDALLADLERRLDALVLRAGFARTIYQARQFVVHRHVLVNGRRVDRPSYRLRPGDVITIAERSRGMEAFQIAAAGGHAETVPPYLEVRHDALAARLVRLPERDEIPVVCDEQLVVEHYSR from the coding sequence ATGAACAACCCCGGTCCCAAAGTCCGGCTGTCCCGGGCCCTCGGCGTCCCGCTGACGCCGAAGGCCGTGAAGTACTTCGAGGCCCGTCCCTACCCGCCCGGCGTGCACGGACGCGCCCGCAAGCGGGAGACCGACTACAAGCTGCGGCTCCGCGAGAAGCAGCGGCTCCGCGCGCAGTACAACATCCGCGAGGCGCAGCTGCGCAACGCCTTCGCCAAGGCCGCCGCGGCCCCCGGCAAGACCGGTGACGCGCTGCTCGCCGACCTGGAGCGCAGGCTGGACGCCCTGGTCCTGCGCGCCGGGTTCGCCCGCACCATCTACCAGGCGCGGCAGTTCGTCGTGCACCGGCACGTCCTGGTCAACGGCCGCCGCGTCGACCGGCCGTCCTACCGGCTCCGCCCCGGCGACGTGATCACGATCGCCGAGCGCAGCCGCGGGATGGAGGCGTTCCAGATCGCCGCCGCCGGCGGGCACGCCGAGACCGTGCCGCCCTACCTCGAGGTCCGCCACGACGCCCTCGCCGCCCGGCTCGTCCGGCTGCCCGAGCGCGACGAGATCCCGGTCGTCTGCGACGAGCAGCTCGTCGTGGAGCACTACTCCCGCTGA
- a CDS encoding MCE family protein, with protein sequence MNTRIGINLAVFAVLAVVMVVWAFNNVVRFDFIDRPYNITVEFASSPGLHPNFEVDYLGLRIGKIDSVRLEKDKVVVKLDIERGVKIPEGVTAAAARKSAVGEPVVELTPAPGKADAPPMKPGSRIPVSRTQVPPAYGDLFGAVIDSLKAVDPEHAKVVTHELAEGWSGREESLRQIIAGGDQLTSTFARNTELLDGLTDDLARITRVLNANRGSLGAGVDDLAALVRALGEVRGEIAELRDRGPDLLATVNGLLDETTPDFECAVDTLGNWGLRRHNPTLLSDLRETLRRSPELRVVLNNVVGQDEGLPVLNVWFEVTLNTKATLEYKYPLPQPKTNKVPACPDGRKPATAKQKPFKAKSPGDTIPTHDPALDRRPVQAEKAAGTGDASGGPPMWLVYLPPVIALLVLIRVMMGSVPVVSRLTRFRRGKD encoded by the coding sequence ATGAACACGAGAATCGGGATCAACCTGGCGGTCTTCGCCGTCCTCGCCGTGGTCATGGTGGTGTGGGCGTTCAACAACGTCGTCCGCTTCGACTTCATCGACCGGCCGTACAACATCACGGTCGAGTTCGCGTCCTCGCCTGGCCTGCACCCGAACTTCGAGGTCGACTACCTCGGCCTGCGGATCGGCAAGATCGACTCGGTGCGGCTGGAGAAGGACAAGGTCGTCGTCAAGCTGGACATCGAGCGCGGCGTCAAGATCCCCGAGGGCGTCACCGCCGCCGCGGCCCGCAAGTCCGCGGTCGGCGAGCCGGTGGTGGAGCTGACCCCCGCGCCCGGCAAGGCCGACGCGCCGCCGATGAAGCCCGGCTCGCGGATCCCGGTGTCGCGGACCCAGGTCCCGCCCGCCTACGGCGACCTGTTCGGGGCCGTCATCGACAGCCTGAAGGCCGTCGACCCCGAGCACGCCAAGGTCGTCACGCACGAGCTGGCCGAGGGCTGGTCGGGGCGCGAGGAGTCGCTGCGGCAGATCATCGCCGGCGGCGACCAGCTGACGTCCACGTTCGCGCGGAACACCGAGCTGCTCGACGGGCTGACCGACGACCTCGCCAGGATCACCCGCGTGCTGAACGCCAACCGGGGCTCGCTCGGCGCCGGGGTCGACGACCTCGCCGCCCTCGTCCGCGCCCTCGGCGAGGTCCGCGGCGAGATCGCGGAGCTGCGGGACCGGGGGCCCGACCTGCTCGCCACGGTCAACGGCCTGCTGGACGAGACGACCCCCGACTTCGAGTGCGCGGTGGACACGCTCGGCAACTGGGGGCTCAGGCGCCACAACCCGACGCTCCTGAGCGACCTGCGCGAGACGCTCCGGCGGTCGCCGGAGCTGAGGGTCGTCCTGAACAACGTGGTCGGCCAGGACGAGGGGCTGCCCGTCCTGAACGTCTGGTTCGAGGTCACGCTGAACACGAAGGCGACGCTGGAGTACAAGTACCCCCTGCCGCAGCCGAAGACGAACAAGGTGCCGGCCTGCCCGGACGGCAGGAAGCCGGCGACGGCGAAGCAGAAGCCCTTCAAGGCGAAGAGCCCGGGCGACACGATCCCCACCCACGACCCGGCGCTCGACCGGCGCCCCGTCCAGGCGGAGAAGGCCGCGGGCACCGGCGACGCGTCCGGCGGGCCGCCGATGTGGCTCGTGTACCTGCCGCCGGTCATCGCCCTGCTCGTGCTGATCAGGGTCATGATGGGCTCGGTGCCCGTGGTGTCCCGCCTGACCCGGTTCCGCCGGGGCAAGGACTGA
- a CDS encoding MCE family protein, whose protein sequence is MSRATAGGRPAARPSPSRVLVLLAAAAALLVSGCSYQTAGAPKGDLTLTATFDDVQQLVAGHSVQMADITVGSVTKVELVGYKARVTLSIEDDVKIPQGTKAEIKVTSLLGENYVELRLPPGRSMSAGPFLTDGAVITETSVQPSFEEVVGRAGPLIDALSKSDVATVVNAGATALDGNGDKLNKTIAQASGLLTMFAEQRRELGESVDRFARLGRSLAKAGDALDEAPGQIERTTRLLNENKEEILATVERLTRMARELNDKVLERRITRFRTLLNDVDPVLRELGTNRKRLTDLVDGLVSFTDKLPLASYDGQLLLYPLLRFVWADGSPVFPGLDYPAGPAGAGRTPIPKELSSALPGIDQILERGR, encoded by the coding sequence ATGAGCCGAGCCACCGCGGGCGGGCGGCCCGCCGCACGTCCCTCCCCGAGCCGCGTGCTCGTCCTGCTCGCCGCCGCGGCGGCCCTGCTGGTCTCCGGCTGCTCCTACCAGACGGCGGGCGCGCCGAAGGGCGACCTCACGCTGACCGCCACGTTCGACGACGTGCAGCAGCTGGTCGCCGGGCACAGCGTGCAGATGGCCGACATCACGGTCGGCAGCGTCACCAAGGTGGAGCTCGTCGGCTACAAGGCCAGGGTGACGCTGTCGATCGAGGACGACGTCAAGATCCCGCAGGGCACCAAGGCGGAGATCAAGGTGACGTCGCTGCTCGGCGAGAACTACGTGGAGCTCCGGCTGCCGCCCGGCCGGAGCATGTCCGCCGGCCCGTTCCTCACCGACGGCGCCGTGATCACCGAGACCAGCGTCCAGCCGTCGTTCGAGGAGGTCGTCGGGCGGGCCGGGCCGCTGATCGACGCGCTGTCCAAGAGCGACGTGGCCACGGTCGTCAACGCCGGGGCGACGGCGCTGGACGGCAACGGCGACAAGCTGAACAAGACGATCGCGCAGGCGAGCGGGCTGCTGACGATGTTCGCCGAGCAGCGGCGGGAGCTCGGCGAGTCGGTCGACAGGTTCGCCCGGCTCGGCCGGTCCCTGGCCAAGGCCGGTGACGCGCTGGACGAGGCGCCCGGCCAGATCGAGCGCACCACCCGGCTGCTGAACGAGAACAAGGAGGAGATCCTCGCGACCGTCGAGCGGCTGACGCGGATGGCCCGCGAGCTGAACGACAAGGTCCTGGAGCGGCGCATCACCCGGTTCCGGACGCTCCTCAACGACGTGGACCCCGTCCTGAGGGAGCTCGGCACGAACCGCAAGCGGCTCACGGACCTCGTGGACGGGCTGGTGTCGTTCACCGACAAGCTGCCGCTGGCCAGTTACGACGGCCAGCTGCTGCTCTACCCGCTCCTCCGCTTCGTGTGGGCGGACGGGTCGCCGGTGTTCCCCGGGCTCGACTACCCGGCCGGGCCCGCCGGCGCGGGCAGGACCCCGATCCCCAAGGAGCTCTCCAGCGCCCTGCCGGGGATCGACCAGATTCTGGAGCGGGGCCGATGA
- a CDS encoding MCE family protein, which yields MSRPLSRPVSRAAPGVRTPARARAFAVTLSLALLASLGGCSIAPSGTGDRTMVVYVPKARSFYEKSKVKVMGADVGLVDSVENQGDRVKVTFHLRRDVPLPKGVQASIVPLNLIGERNLVLHPAWKPGQPKETSNVIPMERTHVPVEVDDALSSFTNLAEALDPTKMQTALGTAAETLGGSGRTFNAALEQSARLVENVAGQDKELIEVARNLERLAGVVRGREEVLGTLIRDFGEATRVLSSEREEMKQLVKGVLELAEQGDKLLRKYKGQLPYDLAVLTRFALVLKGNAAQVAQLVKALPGINDALLGGYNPKDKSLHIRFATDAFLRTWLKGLLDTDEVGCPLPPPNSNCPWDDGGN from the coding sequence ATGAGCCGCCCCCTCTCCCGCCCCGTCTCCCGCGCCGCGCCCGGTGTCCGCACGCCCGCCAGGGCGCGGGCGTTCGCCGTCACGCTCAGCCTGGCGCTGCTCGCCTCGCTCGGCGGCTGCTCGATCGCGCCGTCCGGCACCGGCGACCGGACCATGGTGGTCTACGTCCCCAAGGCCCGCTCCTTCTACGAGAAGTCCAAGGTCAAGGTCATGGGGGCCGACGTCGGCCTGGTCGACTCGGTGGAGAACCAGGGCGACCGGGTCAAGGTGACGTTCCACCTGCGCCGCGACGTCCCGCTCCCGAAGGGGGTGCAGGCGTCGATCGTCCCGCTCAACCTGATCGGTGAGCGCAACCTCGTCCTGCATCCGGCGTGGAAGCCGGGGCAGCCGAAGGAGACCTCGAACGTCATCCCGATGGAGCGCACCCACGTGCCCGTCGAGGTGGACGACGCGCTCAGCTCGTTCACCAACCTCGCCGAGGCGCTCGACCCGACCAAGATGCAGACGGCGCTCGGCACCGCCGCCGAGACCCTCGGCGGCAGCGGCCGGACGTTCAACGCGGCCCTGGAGCAGAGCGCCCGGCTCGTCGAGAACGTCGCCGGGCAGGACAAGGAGCTGATCGAGGTCGCGCGGAACCTCGAACGGCTCGCCGGGGTCGTGCGGGGACGCGAGGAGGTGCTCGGCACGCTGATCCGGGACTTCGGCGAGGCGACCCGGGTGCTCAGCTCCGAGCGCGAGGAGATGAAGCAGCTCGTCAAGGGCGTGCTGGAACTGGCCGAGCAGGGCGACAAGCTGCTCCGGAAGTACAAGGGGCAGCTGCCGTACGACCTGGCCGTCCTCACCCGGTTCGCGCTCGTCCTCAAGGGCAACGCCGCGCAGGTGGCGCAGCTGGTCAAGGCGCTCCCCGGCATCAACGACGCGCTTCTCGGCGGCTACAACCCCAAGGACAAGTCGCTGCACATCCGGTTCGCCACGGACGCGTTCCTGCGGACGTGGCTGAAGGGCCTGCTGGACACCGACGAGGTCGGCTGCCCGCTGCCGCCGCCCAACTCCAACTGTCCGTGGGATGACGGAGGCAACTGA
- a CDS encoding MCE family protein, with protein MALKSLRDANQKIVAIVTLSTLAAGCVFAFAVGQLHLFDRGYTMSGEFTDVAGLKKGQDVRVAGVKAGRVTGVEPDFRTGKVIVTWHVDAGIDLGPQTRADIATTTLLGGRYLKLSGPVARPYMADVPESRRRIPLSRTSVPFTVPDALDSAQNIVGKLDQESVDKLLTQVNRIESPSAKKLQRILTNVQELSRMLNDSYPEIERLIESSKTITGTLAAKDRQLREIINASQVLLRTLVERRNELAATLGQGNRTVRTLSNVISQNQKKLDRLLDNLHLLTTRLAPNMDALNTSFSLLGPTFAQVAKVKGNGPWVEGLLIGLGPLQPPGPHSVPRNPQGGN; from the coding sequence ATGGCGCTGAAGTCCCTGCGCGACGCCAACCAGAAGATCGTCGCCATCGTCACCCTGAGCACGCTCGCGGCCGGCTGCGTGTTCGCGTTCGCCGTGGGCCAGCTCCACCTGTTCGACCGCGGCTACACGATGAGCGGCGAGTTCACCGACGTCGCCGGGCTGAAGAAGGGACAGGACGTCCGGGTCGCCGGGGTGAAGGCCGGCCGCGTCACCGGTGTCGAGCCCGACTTCCGGACCGGCAAGGTCATCGTCACCTGGCACGTCGACGCGGGGATCGACCTCGGGCCGCAGACCCGGGCCGACATCGCGACGACGACGCTGCTGGGCGGCCGGTACCTGAAGCTGTCCGGCCCGGTCGCCAGGCCGTACATGGCCGACGTGCCGGAGTCGCGGCGGCGGATCCCGCTGTCGCGCACCTCCGTCCCGTTCACCGTCCCCGACGCGCTCGACAGCGCGCAGAACATCGTCGGCAAGCTCGACCAGGAGAGCGTGGACAAGCTGCTCACCCAGGTCAACAGGATCGAGTCGCCGAGCGCGAAGAAGCTCCAGCGCATCCTGACCAACGTGCAGGAGCTGTCGCGGATGCTGAACGACTCCTACCCGGAGATCGAGCGGCTGATCGAGAGCAGCAAGACGATCACCGGCACGCTCGCGGCCAAGGACCGGCAGCTCCGCGAGATCATCAACGCCAGCCAGGTCCTGCTGCGCACGCTCGTGGAGCGCCGCAACGAGCTGGCCGCGACGCTCGGGCAGGGCAACCGGACGGTCCGGACCCTGTCCAACGTGATCTCCCAGAACCAGAAGAAGCTCGACCGGCTGCTCGACAACCTCCACCTGCTGACCACCCGGCTGGCGCCCAACATGGACGCCCTCAACACCAGCTTCTCCCTGCTGGGCCCGACCTTCGCGCAGGTCGCCAAGGTCAAGGGCAACGGGCCCTGGGTCGAGGGCCTGCTCATCGGGCTCGGGCCGCTCCAGCCGCCCGGCCCGCACTCCGTCCCGCGGAACCCCCAGGGAGGCAACTGA
- a CDS encoding MCE family protein: MSARFGGGLRGRLRGGAARGPDTSTMLKALAFVAVTGLLTFYIGQMILGTSFRDRYELTATFDDVTGLLEGDDVKVAGTPVGRVESIEVVRGKAVVGMKIDREVRIPADSTAAIRWRNVMGQRVIYLEPGREEAKLRDGDRVPHTRSVVDLGDIVNALGPLTRNLDPNQLNKILFSFSQALEGNEQNISALTDNMDVLLQTFAARKKTIERMIDDYETISETVARRDKQIAASVDNLESLTKVFASNRKLLDSAVVEISGVTTNLNAVLGGRDAQLARILDNLGQFAETFRLNVDQLEKMVQQLPLTLRQLFAATNGGHFLRSNALCLNVVQGPCPFEMELPRAPGTGEPTKDELDKLRKMLQGVGG, encoded by the coding sequence ATGAGCGCGCGGTTCGGCGGCGGGCTCCGCGGCAGGCTGCGGGGCGGGGCGGCGCGGGGCCCTGACACCTCCACGATGCTCAAGGCGCTGGCGTTCGTGGCCGTGACCGGGCTGCTCACCTTCTACATCGGCCAGATGATCCTCGGCACGAGCTTCCGGGACCGCTACGAGCTGACCGCCACGTTCGACGACGTCACCGGCCTGCTCGAAGGGGACGACGTCAAGGTCGCGGGCACCCCCGTCGGCCGCGTCGAGAGCATCGAGGTCGTCCGCGGCAAGGCCGTGGTCGGGATGAAGATCGACCGGGAGGTCAGGATCCCGGCGGACTCCACCGCCGCGATCCGCTGGCGCAACGTGATGGGCCAGCGCGTCATCTACCTGGAGCCGGGCCGCGAGGAGGCCAAGCTCCGCGACGGCGACCGCGTCCCGCACACCCGGTCGGTCGTGGACCTCGGCGACATCGTCAACGCGCTCGGCCCGCTGACCCGGAACCTGGACCCGAACCAGCTCAACAAGATCCTCTTCTCGTTCTCGCAGGCGCTGGAGGGCAACGAGCAGAACATCTCGGCGCTCACCGACAACATGGACGTGCTGCTCCAGACGTTCGCGGCCCGCAAGAAGACCATCGAGCGGATGATCGACGACTACGAGACGATCAGCGAGACGGTCGCCAGGCGGGACAAGCAGATCGCCGCCAGCGTCGACAACCTGGAGTCCCTCACCAAGGTCTTCGCGAGCAACCGCAAGCTGCTGGACAGCGCGGTCGTCGAGATCTCCGGCGTCACCACCAACCTCAACGCCGTGCTGGGCGGGCGGGACGCGCAGCTCGCCCGCATCCTCGATAACCTCGGCCAGTTCGCCGAGACGTTCCGGCTCAACGTCGACCAGCTGGAGAAGATGGTGCAGCAGCTGCCGCTGACGCTGCGGCAGCTGTTCGCCGCCACCAACGGCGGCCACTTCCTGCGCTCGAACGCGCTGTGCCTGAACGTCGTCCAGGGGCCCTGCCCCTTCGAGATGGAGCTGCCGAGGGCGCCGGGGACCGGCGAACCCACCAAGGACGAGCTCGACAAGCTGCGCAAGATGCTCCAGGGGGTGGGCGGCTGA
- a CDS encoding MlaD family protein, translating into MSEETLSARSRTIFGLIGAGVLAAGAAFVAVGTTESHEGSTYYTATFARAGQGLDPGKSDVKIRGIAVGAVDDLTLTDDGGVKVRFRVDKGIRVAVSTTASIEPVSVFGPKDLVLDLGDKETTGPYLKDGDTVTKTEDPEELSDTAWPAYKLTQAIDPQEVATILHTFSAGLSGQGPALRRTVDNGAKVVDATYRSRAAINALLNDINGLSGTLASRGDTIAGLTGDFNQLSRVINERPDKVEQLLAESGELGEKVGTTLRGHGADLGKIIDGGGDLAHVVNTELRNLPVMMDGLTGFFRLLADIIRVPGPEGTLIAQARNPLPLDLCQIFLDVCTPGANGRTGDGGRP; encoded by the coding sequence ATGAGCGAGGAGACGCTGTCCGCCCGCTCGCGGACGATCTTCGGGCTCATCGGCGCGGGCGTCCTCGCGGCCGGGGCGGCGTTCGTCGCCGTGGGGACGACGGAGTCGCACGAGGGCTCCACCTACTACACCGCCACGTTCGCTCGCGCGGGGCAGGGCCTCGACCCCGGCAAGTCGGATGTGAAGATCCGCGGCATCGCGGTCGGCGCCGTCGACGACCTGACGCTCACCGACGACGGCGGCGTCAAGGTCAGGTTCCGGGTCGACAAGGGCATCAGGGTCGCCGTCAGCACGACCGCGTCGATCGAGCCGGTGTCGGTGTTCGGCCCGAAGGACCTCGTCCTCGACCTCGGCGACAAGGAGACGACCGGCCCGTACCTGAAGGACGGGGACACCGTCACCAAGACCGAGGACCCCGAGGAGCTGTCCGACACCGCCTGGCCCGCCTACAAGCTCACCCAGGCGATCGATCCCCAGGAGGTCGCCACCATCCTGCACACGTTCAGCGCCGGGCTGTCCGGGCAGGGGCCGGCGCTGCGCCGGACCGTCGACAACGGCGCGAAGGTCGTCGACGCGACCTACCGGAGCCGGGCCGCGATCAACGCGCTACTGAACGACATCAACGGGCTGTCGGGGACGCTCGCCTCCCGCGGCGACACGATCGCCGGTCTCACGGGCGACTTCAACCAGCTGTCGCGGGTCATCAACGAGAGACCCGACAAGGTCGAGCAGTTGCTCGCCGAGAGCGGCGAGCTGGGGGAGAAGGTCGGCACGACTCTGCGGGGCCACGGCGCCGACCTCGGCAAGATCATCGACGGCGGCGGGGACCTCGCGCACGTCGTGAACACAGAGCTCCGGAACCTGCCGGTGATGATGGACGGGCTGACCGGCTTCTTCCGCCTGCTGGCGGACATCATCCGCGTCCCGGGCCCCGAGGGCACGTTGATCGCGCAGGCCCGCAACCCGCTGCCGCTCGACCTGTGCCAGATCTTCCTGGACGTCTGCACGCCCGGCGCGAACGGGCGGACCGGCGACGGGGGGCGGCCATGA